The following are from one region of the Gloeomargarita lithophora Alchichica-D10 genome:
- a CDS encoding PilN domain-containing protein, translating into MYAVEINFLRDRAPQGQAYEEADDSPLPLVVGIAVGVIALVGAGGLWGFTTYREQTLAQEKVQGEARLNPLRQQLAELDKLKERVSQIRKETEELANVVEKVTPWSAVVQDLGNRTLPGVQLGKVDQSGSNLKITGQANEFATVNDFLLVLERSPFLRSAPPNQPRLINSQRAATRGDEDTQPLVQYEVQVSLASDKKLSENLANLKRTGAVGLETRIEILRELGILKERPATPAAPKDEPQEQEAKP; encoded by the coding sequence ATGTATGCGGTAGAGATTAACTTTTTACGCGACCGGGCACCCCAGGGGCAAGCCTATGAGGAGGCCGATGACAGTCCCTTGCCTTTGGTGGTGGGGATTGCGGTCGGGGTGATTGCCCTGGTTGGCGCCGGGGGCTTGTGGGGCTTTACGACCTATCGGGAGCAAACCCTCGCCCAGGAGAAGGTGCAGGGGGAAGCCCGCTTGAATCCGTTGCGGCAACAGTTGGCGGAACTGGACAAGCTCAAGGAGCGGGTGAGTCAAATCCGCAAGGAAACCGAGGAATTGGCCAACGTGGTGGAAAAAGTCACCCCCTGGTCAGCGGTGGTGCAGGATTTGGGCAATCGCACCCTACCCGGCGTTCAGTTGGGCAAGGTTGACCAATCCGGGAGTAACCTGAAAATCACCGGCCAGGCCAACGAGTTTGCCACGGTGAATGATTTTCTGCTGGTGTTGGAGCGCTCGCCGTTTCTCAGGAGTGCCCCGCCCAACCAGCCCCGGCTGATCAATTCCCAACGGGCGGCGACTCGTGGGGATGAGGATACCCAGCCCCTGGTGCAGTACGAGGTGCAGGTGAGCCTCGCCAGCGACAAAAAATTATCCGAAAATCTCGCCAACCTGAAGCGCACCGGGGCGGTGGGATTGGAGACCCGGATTGAGATTTTGCGGGAATTGGGGATATTGAAGGAGCGACCCGCTACCCCAGCCGCCCCCAAAGATGAACCCCAGGAGCAGGAGGCAAAACCATGA
- a CDS encoding GspMb/PilO family protein, with protein MTLSGAFEQPKAAGSQKILGLSPFILYGALAGVVGIGGAVAIYLTLVQPASLRVNQLQSEVEAINTEIRQKEAALRDRGKVEAELKQAEAQRAKLETIFGNQQDLQVALLMIDQQIRDSGASLRSFKPGAVATAGQVDEQTPGTAQKKPTQAKAPAEQTTGLLKKVTYDVEFQGSYPQTVAVLRNIERLRLLLNITKFSMQAPTSRSEDGETPRLTTKFTLEAFVPFTPEELAARKQASQPKDAKGKPPATQQQ; from the coding sequence ATGACCCTCAGCGGTGCGTTTGAACAACCCAAGGCCGCCGGTTCCCAGAAAATTCTCGGCCTTAGTCCCTTCATTCTCTATGGTGCTTTGGCCGGGGTCGTGGGAATTGGCGGGGCGGTGGCGATTTACCTGACCCTGGTGCAGCCCGCTTCCCTACGGGTGAACCAACTCCAGAGCGAGGTGGAGGCCATCAACACCGAAATTCGCCAGAAAGAAGCCGCCCTGCGGGACCGGGGCAAGGTGGAGGCGGAACTGAAGCAGGCGGAAGCCCAGCGCGCTAAGTTGGAAACCATTTTTGGCAACCAGCAGGATTTGCAAGTCGCCCTGTTGATGATTGACCAGCAGATACGCGACAGCGGTGCCAGTCTGCGTTCCTTCAAACCCGGAGCCGTAGCCACCGCCGGTCAGGTGGACGAGCAAACCCCCGGCACGGCGCAGAAAAAACCCACCCAGGCCAAAGCCCCCGCCGAGCAGACCACCGGGTTACTGAAAAAAGTTACCTACGATGTGGAATTTCAAGGCAGTTATCCCCAGACCGTCGCCGTCCTACGCAACATCGAGCGCCTGCGCTTATTGCTGAATATCACCAAGTTTTCCATGCAAGCTCCCACATCTCGTAGTGAAGATGGGGAAACCCCCCGTCTGACGACCAAATTCACCCTGGAAGCCTTTGTGCCTTTTACCCCTGAGGAACTGGCCGCCCGCAAGCAAGCCAGCCAACCGAAGGATGCCAAGGGCAAGCCACCGGCGACCCAGCAGCAATAG
- a CDS encoding AMIN domain-containing protein: MRQWLPGTSFGLSAALVVLAQPALAGTAKITDVELKPVGNNLAIVLKTQGGKQMQVLGSRQGNTWVAEIPNAQLQLPQGKFQQERPIAGIDSVNVAPLADGGVRVTVAGTNKNLAGRIGQRTDDQVSFLIEPQRVAQAQPKANPQANSPLAQASPTDPTPRPGTGSPRTIPPNLPQGPNPLPPLLPRAVAPPVGDIAVGQVNVGAEVIDLGPKGATRIPRLVLRDAPVREVLTLLARAAGMNLVYVPDTQKVTGRETELLEITGGFRLQTKDETTAEIEVGQTTVSLDIENEAAQNVLNYVLRVARLRANRVGNTLFVGRNLPSEADNVISRTLRINQATGAGVAGHLASQGAEVYRTIVETVLVTNQVVASPGSPPVVQSFPQEQVRVERIAAPAGLTNAVLTGLRAVVDTRTNAITLTGPARLVEIASATAAQLDVRKRQAMINVKVIDIVLNNTQAQGFSFSFGANQTFFRFDNGAAVINFGASPTSLIPGASIIPGLNTTGIGAPSQIQPFSQTFFAALQAQIAQNNAKLLTDPTLLIQEGEVATVQLTADVVTNIEVTPATTEGQAPSISVDTSPAGLLLSVNVERIDDNGFITLSANPDISVPAGAFTLTTPGPVGQGNAINTITLLARRRVTTGRVRLRDGQPLVLSGVIQDTDRVNVSKVPILGDIPVLGALFRATNKVNQRNEVIVLLTPQIVNETDMSTFNYTPVPANPGPRSAVPGQPVSQNNLLDATGGQR, translated from the coding sequence ATGCGTCAATGGTTACCGGGTACGTCTTTCGGGCTGAGTGCCGCCCTGGTGGTGCTTGCCCAACCTGCCCTGGCAGGAACGGCCAAAATTACGGATGTGGAACTCAAGCCGGTGGGTAATAATCTCGCCATCGTCTTGAAGACCCAAGGCGGTAAGCAAATGCAGGTTTTGGGGAGCCGCCAGGGGAATACCTGGGTGGCTGAGATTCCCAACGCCCAACTGCAACTGCCCCAGGGTAAGTTTCAACAGGAGCGTCCCATCGCCGGGATTGACTCGGTGAATGTGGCTCCCCTCGCCGATGGGGGCGTGCGGGTGACAGTCGCTGGCACGAATAAAAATCTGGCCGGTCGGATCGGCCAACGCACCGATGACCAGGTGAGTTTTTTGATTGAACCCCAGCGGGTGGCGCAAGCCCAGCCCAAGGCCAATCCCCAAGCCAATTCCCCCTTGGCGCAGGCCAGTCCCACCGACCCGACTCCCCGACCGGGGACGGGTTCCCCCCGGACGATTCCCCCGAATTTACCCCAGGGGCCGAATCCTTTGCCGCCCTTATTGCCCCGGGCTGTCGCCCCACCGGTGGGGGATATTGCCGTCGGTCAGGTGAATGTGGGTGCCGAAGTAATTGACCTAGGGCCGAAGGGAGCCACCCGGATTCCCCGGTTAGTCCTGCGGGATGCCCCCGTGCGGGAAGTATTGACCCTGTTGGCACGGGCGGCGGGGATGAACCTGGTTTATGTGCCGGATACGCAGAAGGTAACCGGGCGGGAAACGGAACTATTGGAAATCACCGGTGGCTTTCGCTTGCAGACCAAGGATGAAACCACCGCCGAAATTGAAGTCGGACAGACCACGGTTTCTTTGGATATTGAAAACGAGGCCGCCCAAAACGTGTTGAACTACGTCCTGCGGGTGGCGCGCCTGCGGGCAAATCGGGTGGGCAATACCCTGTTTGTCGGACGGAACTTGCCCTCGGAAGCGGACAATGTGATCAGCCGCACCCTCCGGATCAACCAGGCCACAGGGGCGGGGGTGGCGGGACATCTGGCCTCCCAAGGGGCAGAAGTGTATCGCACCATCGTAGAAACCGTGCTGGTTACCAACCAGGTGGTGGCTTCCCCCGGTTCGCCGCCGGTGGTGCAGAGTTTCCCCCAAGAGCAGGTGCGGGTAGAGCGGATCGCTGCCCCCGCCGGTTTGACCAATGCGGTCTTGACCGGACTACGAGCCGTAGTAGATACCCGGACTAACGCCATCACCTTGACCGGGCCGGCGCGGTTGGTGGAGATCGCCAGTGCGACGGCGGCGCAGTTGGATGTGCGGAAGCGGCAGGCGATGATCAATGTGAAGGTGATTGACATCGTTTTGAACAATACCCAAGCCCAGGGGTTTAGCTTCTCCTTTGGGGCTAACCAAACCTTCTTTCGGTTTGACAATGGGGCGGCGGTGATCAATTTTGGGGCTAGTCCCACCTCCTTGATACCGGGGGCTTCGATCATCCCAGGGTTGAATACCACGGGCATTGGGGCACCCTCCCAAATCCAACCTTTTAGCCAGACCTTCTTCGCCGCCCTGCAAGCTCAGATTGCCCAAAACAATGCCAAGCTTCTTACCGACCCCACCCTGTTGATCCAAGAAGGGGAAGTGGCGACGGTGCAGTTGACGGCGGATGTGGTGACCAACATTGAGGTAACTCCGGCTACCACGGAAGGGCAGGCTCCCAGTATCTCGGTTGATACCAGTCCGGCGGGTTTACTGCTCTCCGTGAATGTGGAGCGGATTGATGACAATGGCTTTATCACCCTATCAGCCAATCCTGACATCAGTGTTCCCGCCGGTGCTTTCACCCTGACCACCCCAGGGCCAGTCGGTCAGGGGAATGCCATCAATACCATCACCCTTTTGGCACGGCGGCGGGTGACCACTGGGCGGGTGCGTCTGCGGGATGGTCAGCCCCTGGTGCTGAGCGGCGTGATCCAAGATACTGACCGGGTGAATGTCTCTAAGGTGCCGATTTTGGGGGATATTCCGGTGCTGGGTGCCCTGTTCCGGGCGACCAATAAGGTCAATCAACGCAACGAGGTGATCGTCCTGCTCACCCCGCAGATTGTCAACGAAACGGATATGTCAACCTTCAACTACACCCCCGTTCCGGCCAACCCTGGCCCCCGCAGTGCGGTACCTGGGCAACCGGTGAGCCAAAACAACCTGTTGGATGCCACGGGCGGTCAGCGTTAG
- a CDS encoding Uma2 family endonuclease, with amino-acid sequence MVSTAPKNITTDSWVQATWPDFLALATNPSDPKARFYYDNHAMRIETMPIGSGHGQDNTILTLVVTLYGAMKNIRLKGFTNTSFRQTGVRECQPDLAFYVGNDFQIPPKTSQPVAVSEFGAPNLVIEVAATTLNDDLGRKRLLYERLGVQEYWVVEVESGEVTAFTVWDGGSRQIYISQILPELAITIVEQALKQSQTDDDSMIHRWLLQTFQG; translated from the coding sequence ATGGTTAGCACCGCCCCCAAAAATATAACCACCGATAGCTGGGTTCAAGCTACTTGGCCGGATTTTTTAGCTTTAGCGACCAACCCTAGCGACCCAAAAGCCCGGTTTTATTACGACAACCACGCCATGAGGATAGAAACTATGCCAATTGGGTCAGGACACGGCCAGGATAATACTATTTTGACCCTGGTTGTTACCCTTTATGGTGCTATGAAAAATATCCGTTTGAAAGGTTTCACCAATACCAGTTTTCGGCAAACGGGTGTACGAGAATGTCAGCCCGATTTAGCGTTTTATGTGGGAAATGATTTTCAGATACCTCCTAAGACATCCCAACCGGTAGCGGTGAGTGAATTTGGGGCACCGAATTTGGTGATTGAGGTGGCCGCCACTACGCTGAATGATGACCTCGGACGCAAGCGTTTATTGTACGAACGGTTGGGGGTGCAGGAGTATTGGGTGGTGGAGGTCGAGAGTGGCGAAGTGACGGCTTTTACTGTATGGGATGGGGGAAGTCGGCAAATTTACATCTCCCAAATCCTGCCCGAATTAGCAATCACAATCGTGGAGCAAGCATTAAAACAAAGTCAAACGGACGATGACAGCATGATCCATCGTTGGCTCTTACAAACTTTTCAGGGATGA
- a CDS encoding Uma2 family endonuclease, translating to MVSTAPKNITTDAWVQATWPDFLALAANPRDEKARFYYDSHAMRIETMPIGSGHGRDNTLLSQIVTLYSAVKNIRIVGFTNVSFRQPGVRECQPDLAFYVGNDFQIPPKTSQPVAVSEFGAPNLVIEVAATTLNDDLGRKRLLYERLGVQEYWVVEVESGEVTAFAVWDGGSRQIHVSQILPELPITIVEQVLKQSQTEDDRMIHRWLLQTFQA from the coding sequence ATGGTTAGCACCGCCCCCAAAAATATAACCACCGATGCTTGGGTTCAGGCCACTTGGCCGGATTTTTTAGCTCTAGCGGCCAACCCTAGGGATGAAAAAGCCCGGTTTTATTACGACAGCCACGCCATGAGGATAGAAACTATGCCAATTGGGTCAGGACACGGACGGGATAATACATTGCTCTCCCAAATAGTGACCCTCTATAGCGCAGTAAAAAATATTCGGATTGTCGGTTTTACCAACGTCAGTTTTCGGCAACCGGGTGTACGAGAATGTCAGCCCGATTTAGCGTTTTATGTGGGAAATGATTTTCAGATACCTCCTAAGACATCCCAACCGGTAGCGGTGAGTGAATTTGGGGCACCGAATTTGGTAATTGAAGTGGCCGCCACCACGCTGAATGATGACCTCGGACGCAAGCGTTTGTTGTATGAACGGTTGGGGGTGCAGGAGTATTGGGTGGTGGAGGTCGAGAGCGGCGAAGTGACTGCCTTTGCGGTATGGGATGGGGGGAGTCGGCAAATTCACGTCTCCCAAATCCTACCCGAATTACCCATCACGATAGTGGAACAAGTATTAAAGCAAAGTCAAACAGAAGATGACCGGATGATCCATCGTTGGCTATTACAAACTTTTCAGGCATGA
- a CDS encoding DUF2254 family protein: MKWSVLSQRVAVAVGLVIIALWVVGPGARWVTPRIQDVDALAGFVSTLAEVLAGVLGFTISAVAIVVQLSAERFSPKVTELFLRERTNLLTILFLIIANLISVWTTLAFAFDPIPFGLVVINLLLGSMAFIILIPYFIFVLDFLQPSSIIQSLERQVQQGIQQRFNPAESLTQITEAHRSCISALGEFRSIAISAIQQRDQAIILGCLESLRDLAIFYGDYKSQLPAIWFRLTPPVYKDSEFISVDAMKLREIEAQKIWLEVKIFRQYQGILTNSLLVSAETCTLVGICTREIGEQALDLGHGHIIHLTVKFFNTYLRLVVNQRDIRAGYNIIKQYRLLAEQSLLQGFDATALEIGQHFRYYSIIAYKASLFFLCETFAYDLGHLVQTCSNLGDEVHRSLLDIFLKIDQDPESEQQEQSSRGVRKSQVKLAAYYLSRGDKYLADLIFHDMHHEPYTRVQIICEELLSTGEDFWEFTDRGESFYYLEPELRPYVQEFFSWFYPPSVPAPG, translated from the coding sequence GTGAAATGGTCAGTGCTCAGCCAACGGGTGGCGGTGGCGGTGGGTTTGGTAATTATTGCCCTCTGGGTGGTCGGGCCAGGGGCACGCTGGGTCACCCCTAGAATTCAGGATGTGGATGCCTTGGCCGGGTTTGTCAGTACCCTGGCGGAAGTTCTGGCCGGGGTGTTGGGGTTTACCATTTCCGCCGTTGCCATTGTGGTACAACTAAGTGCGGAACGATTTAGCCCCAAGGTGACGGAATTATTCCTGCGGGAACGCACCAATTTATTGACGATTTTATTTTTGATTATTGCCAATTTGATCAGCGTCTGGACGACCCTAGCGTTTGCTTTTGACCCCATCCCTTTTGGGTTGGTGGTGATTAACTTGCTGTTGGGCAGTATGGCGTTTATTATCCTCATTCCCTACTTTATTTTTGTATTAGATTTTCTCCAACCTAGTTCAATTATCCAAAGTTTAGAACGCCAGGTACAGCAGGGGATTCAGCAACGGTTTAATCCAGCGGAATCCCTCACTCAAATTACTGAAGCCCACCGCAGTTGTATATCCGCCTTGGGGGAATTTCGCTCCATTGCTATTAGTGCAATTCAACAACGGGATCAGGCAATTATTCTAGGGTGTTTGGAAAGTCTGCGGGATTTAGCCATTTTTTATGGAGACTACAAATCCCAACTGCCAGCTATTTGGTTTCGCCTCACGCCACCGGTGTATAAAGATTCGGAATTTATCTCCGTAGATGCCATGAAACTGCGGGAAATTGAGGCACAAAAAATCTGGCTAGAAGTCAAGATTTTTCGCCAGTATCAAGGCATATTAACCAATTCATTGCTGGTATCGGCAGAAACCTGTACTTTAGTGGGAATTTGCACCCGGGAAATTGGCGAACAGGCTCTGGATTTAGGGCATGGGCATATTATTCATCTCACGGTAAAATTCTTTAATACCTATCTGCGTTTAGTGGTCAATCAACGGGATATTCGCGCCGGGTACAATATCATCAAACAATATCGTTTATTGGCGGAACAATCCCTATTGCAAGGGTTTGATGCCACGGCTTTAGAAATAGGTCAACATTTCCGTTATTACAGTATTATTGCCTACAAAGCCAGTTTATTTTTTCTCTGTGAAACTTTTGCTTACGATTTGGGACATTTGGTGCAAACCTGCTCCAATTTAGGGGATGAAGTGCATCGCAGTTTACTCGATATTTTCCTGAAAATTGACCAAGACCCGGAGAGCGAACAGCAGGAGCAATCCTCCCGCGGCGTGCGAAAATCCCAGGTCAAATTGGCAGCCTATTATCTCAGTCGGGGGGATAAATATCTGGCGGATTTGATTTTTCACGATATGCACCACGAACCCTATACGCGGGTGCAGATTATCTGTGAGGAACTCTTGTCAACGGGTGAGGATTTTTGGGAATTTACCGACCGGGGCGAGAGTTTTTATTATCTGGAACCGGAACTTCGCCCCTACGTGCAGGAATTTTTTAGTTGGTTTTACCCGCCGTCAGTTCCCGCTCCGGGATAA